The proteins below are encoded in one region of Silene latifolia isolate original U9 population chromosome 2, ASM4854445v1, whole genome shotgun sequence:
- the LOC141644391 gene encoding OVARIAN TUMOR DOMAIN-containing deubiquitinating enzyme 4 isoform X2, with protein sequence MPSYNSTQLQTIRIPGDGSCLFRAVVYGACLRRGKSAPSESRQKELADELRENVVNELIKRRKDTEWYLEDEFDRYVCQMRQSHVWGGEPELLMASHVLQMPITVYMPDKTSNKLKVITEYGHEYGTHNPILVRYDGCGHYDALKNKP encoded by the exons ATGCCCAGTTACAACTCCACTCAACTTCAAACAATTC GTATACCTGGAGATGGGAGTTGTTTATTTCGGGCTGTCGTTTATGGTGCCTGTCTTAGACGAGGGAAGTCAGCGCCAAGTGAGAGCCGTCAAAAGGAACTTGCTGATGAACTTCGAGAAAAT GTTGTTAACGAACTGATCAAGAGACGTAAAGATACTGAATG GTATCTGGAGGATGAATTTGACAGGTATGTTTGTCAGATGAGACAGTCTCATGTTTGGGGAGGCGAACCTGAGCTTCTGATGGCCTCACATGTTCTACA GATGCCTATCACAGTGTATATGCCGGATAAGACGTCCAATAAACTTAAAGTGATAACAGAGTATGGTCACGAGTATGGTACACATAACCCGATTCTTGTTCGTTATGATGGCTGCGGACATTATGATGCACTCAAGAATAAACCTTGA
- the LOC141644391 gene encoding OVARIAN TUMOR DOMAIN-containing deubiquitinating enzyme 4 isoform X1 → MEITIMDDDNDEHGIPGDGSCLFRAVVYGACLRRGKSAPSESRQKELADELRENVVNELIKRRKDTEWYLEDEFDRYVCQMRQSHVWGGEPELLMASHVLQMPITVYMPDKTSNKLKVITEYGHEYGTHNPILVRYDGCGHYDALKNKP, encoded by the exons ATGGAAATAACTATCatggatgatgataatgatgagcATG GTATACCTGGAGATGGGAGTTGTTTATTTCGGGCTGTCGTTTATGGTGCCTGTCTTAGACGAGGGAAGTCAGCGCCAAGTGAGAGCCGTCAAAAGGAACTTGCTGATGAACTTCGAGAAAAT GTTGTTAACGAACTGATCAAGAGACGTAAAGATACTGAATG GTATCTGGAGGATGAATTTGACAGGTATGTTTGTCAGATGAGACAGTCTCATGTTTGGGGAGGCGAACCTGAGCTTCTGATGGCCTCACATGTTCTACA GATGCCTATCACAGTGTATATGCCGGATAAGACGTCCAATAAACTTAAAGTGATAACAGAGTATGGTCACGAGTATGGTACACATAACCCGATTCTTGTTCGTTATGATGGCTGCGGACATTATGATGCACTCAAGAATAAACCTTGA